Proteins encoded by one window of Nitrincola iocasae:
- the tatB gene encoding Sec-independent protein translocase protein TatB, producing MFDIGFAEILIVSVVALLVLGPDKLPVAVKTCGMWLGRIKRSVTAIQHEISEELRVEELRRTTAISKEELEKELSEMRKPFKAAAKDVEDAVSEAEKTPTTEAASTAESPKTDSDKSST from the coding sequence ATGTTTGATATCGGTTTTGCCGAAATACTTATCGTCAGCGTAGTTGCGTTGCTGGTTCTGGGGCCGGATAAGCTGCCTGTTGCAGTTAAAACCTGTGGTATGTGGCTTGGGCGCATCAAACGTTCAGTCACAGCTATTCAGCATGAAATTAGCGAAGAGTTGCGTGTTGAAGAGTTGCGTCGTACCACAGCGATCAGTAAAGAAGAGCTTGAAAAAGAGCTTAGTGAAATGCGCAAGCCATTCAAGGCAGCGGCCAAGGATGTTGAGGACGCAGTAAGTGAGGCTGAGAAAACGCCAACCACTGAGGCTGCGTCTACAGCAGAATCTCCCAAAACGGATAGTGATAAAAGCAGCACATGA
- the hisI gene encoding phosphoribosyl-AMP cyclohydrolase, producing the protein MNESWLDEVKWDEKGLVPAIAQDLETGRVMMFAWMNRESLLLSVQEQRAIYWSRSRQKLWRKGEESGHIQRLHELRLDCDGDVVLLVIEQIGGIACHTGRESCFFRKLDDQGKWQITDQVVKSPGSIYKNKG; encoded by the coding sequence ATTAATGAATCATGGCTTGATGAGGTCAAGTGGGATGAGAAGGGGCTAGTGCCTGCCATTGCACAGGACCTGGAAACAGGCCGTGTGATGATGTTTGCCTGGATGAATCGTGAATCTCTGTTGCTCAGCGTGCAGGAGCAGCGGGCGATTTATTGGTCACGTTCACGCCAAAAGCTCTGGCGTAAAGGGGAAGAGTCCGGCCATATTCAGCGCCTGCACGAGTTGCGGCTCGACTGTGATGGTGATGTGGTTTTGCTGGTTATTGAACAGATTGGTGGAATAGCCTGTCATACGGGAAGAGAAAGTTGTTTTTTTAGAAAGCTGGATGATCAGGGAAAGTGGCAGATCACCGATCAGGTAGTAAAGTCTCCTGGATCTATCTATAAGAACAAGGGTTGA
- the tatA gene encoding Sec-independent protein translocase subunit TatA, with amino-acid sequence MTRSDKYNWRRTMGFGGISIWQLVIVLGIVVLIFGTKKLRNLGGDVGGAVKGFKKAMSEDDSKDAQEDQEKKKLTEDAQFSQSEVPDAEKDKEKSQTGSDK; translated from the coding sequence ATGACTCGGTCAGATAAATATAATTGGAGAAGAACAATGGGTTTTGGTGGAATCAGTATATGGCAGTTAGTGATTGTGCTTGGCATTGTGGTGCTTATATTTGGCACAAAAAAATTGCGCAATCTGGGTGGTGATGTAGGTGGCGCGGTTAAAGGCTTTAAGAAAGCCATGAGTGAGGATGATTCCAAAGACGCTCAGGAAGATCAGGAAAAGAAAAAACTCACTGAGGATGCTCAGTTTTCGCAAAGCGAAGTGCCTGATGCTGAAAAAGACAAGGAAAAATCCCAGACTGGCTCAGATAAGTAA
- a CDS encoding phosphoribosyl-ATP diphosphatase, with amino-acid sequence MSDVLDRLATILEARKGASEDSSYVASLHAKGLNKILEKVGEEATETILAAKDAEVSGDCADLVYETADLWFHSLVMLSHLGETHEAVLLELARRFDMSGLEEKASRQNN; translated from the coding sequence ATGAGTGATGTCCTGGATAGATTGGCAACAATACTTGAAGCTCGTAAAGGGGCCTCGGAAGATAGCTCCTATGTAGCAAGTCTGCATGCCAAAGGGCTGAATAAAATACTGGAAAAGGTTGGAGAAGAAGCTACCGAGACCATTCTTGCAGCTAAGGATGCGGAAGTGAGTGGTGACTGTGCCGACCTTGTCTATGAGACAGCAGATTTATGGTTTCACTCGTTGGTTATGCTGTCGCATCTTGGTGAAACACATGAGGCTGTGTTGTTAGAGCTTGCGCGACGCTTTGATATGTCGGGTCTTGAAGAAAAAGCTTCACGGCAAAACAATTAA